In Mucilaginibacter celer, one DNA window encodes the following:
- a CDS encoding arylsulfatase produces MKTKKITLFLSLGLLAAITAKAQNGQTPVFGGTVGKTLDDSKEWWPEPHKAPAGAPNVLWIILDDVGFGATSTFGGIIKTPNFGTLANNGLRYTNFHTAGICAPTRSALLTGRNHHYVHEGGFSHVTLSAGFPGYDGRIPSDKGTIAEILRENGYNTFAVGKYGLTPDEDATDAGPFDRWPTGKGFDHFFGFLGSATDQYKPDLVEDNAHVTPDGRHLTDQITDKAIFYLTRQHKVAPDKPFFLYYAPGATHSPHQVAKEWSDLYKGQFDNGWDDFREKVIARQKQLGIIPKYAKLPERNTRIPAWKSLPEAERKLYARFMEVYAGYLTYTDHEVGRLINHLKQSGQLDNTLVFVIIGDNGASKEGTAHGVINPKKNSPKLATEEAFLKTNIEDIDDIGTPQASTNYPLGWAQAANTPFKYWKQDANSEGGTRNPLIVYYPKGIKDKGTIRTQYGHVIDVLPTTLEYTGIKLPEYIRGIKQDTLQGTSLVYSFDHPEAKSKHVLQHYYIFGSRSIYNDGWKAEAAHHPDNVELGDFKVGQNVPDKSFDEDTWELYNLNEDFNERIDLAKKYPEKLKELKAVFEAQA; encoded by the coding sequence ATGAAAACAAAAAAGATAACCTTGTTCCTGTCGCTTGGCCTGCTTGCAGCAATTACGGCCAAAGCGCAAAACGGACAAACACCGGTATTTGGCGGCACGGTGGGCAAAACGCTTGATGATTCGAAGGAGTGGTGGCCCGAGCCTCATAAAGCGCCCGCCGGCGCGCCAAACGTATTATGGATCATTTTGGATGATGTTGGCTTTGGGGCCACGAGCACCTTTGGCGGCATCATCAAAACTCCAAACTTTGGTACGCTGGCCAATAATGGTTTGCGTTACACCAATTTCCACACGGCGGGTATTTGCGCGCCAACGCGGTCGGCCCTGTTAACCGGGCGTAATCATCATTACGTGCATGAGGGTGGGTTTTCGCACGTTACCCTATCGGCAGGGTTTCCGGGGTACGACGGCCGGATCCCATCGGATAAGGGGACTATTGCCGAGATTTTGCGCGAGAATGGTTACAACACCTTCGCGGTGGGTAAATATGGTTTAACACCAGATGAGGATGCCACCGATGCCGGTCCGTTTGACCGTTGGCCTACGGGTAAAGGTTTTGATCATTTCTTCGGGTTTTTAGGCTCGGCAACCGATCAGTACAAACCCGATCTGGTAGAGGATAACGCTCATGTAACACCGGATGGTCGTCATCTTACAGATCAGATCACCGATAAAGCTATTTTTTACCTAACCCGCCAGCACAAAGTAGCACCCGATAAACCATTCTTTTTATACTATGCGCCGGGAGCAACCCACTCGCCGCACCAGGTAGCCAAAGAATGGAGCGACCTGTACAAAGGCCAGTTTGATAACGGTTGGGACGATTTCAGGGAGAAAGTTATCGCAAGGCAAAAGCAATTGGGCATTATCCCTAAATACGCCAAACTACCCGAGCGTAACACCCGCATCCCGGCCTGGAAATCATTACCGGAGGCCGAGAGAAAACTGTATGCTCGCTTTATGGAGGTATATGCAGGTTACTTAACCTATACCGATCATGAGGTTGGCCGTTTAATTAACCACCTGAAACAAAGCGGCCAGTTGGATAACACCCTGGTGTTTGTAATTATTGGCGATAATGGCGCGAGTAAAGAAGGTACGGCTCATGGGGTGATCAATCCTAAAAAGAACTCGCCTAAACTGGCTACCGAAGAGGCTTTCCTGAAAACTAATATCGAGGATATTGACGATATAGGCACACCGCAGGCCAGCACCAATTACCCGCTGGGCTGGGCGCAGGCAGCTAACACACCGTTTAAATACTGGAAACAGGATGCCAACTCGGAAGGTGGTACCCGAAACCCGCTTATTGTTTATTATCCTAAAGGCATTAAAGATAAGGGCACTATCCGCACCCAATACGGCCACGTGATTGATGTGCTGCCAACTACTTTAGAGTACACCGGCATCAAATTGCCTGAATATATCCGTGGTATTAAACAGGATACTTTGCAGGGCACTTCATTGGTTTATTCGTTCGATCATCCCGAAGCAAAATCGAAACATGTGTTACAGCACTATTACATTTTTGGTTCGAGATCAATTTATAACGATGGCTGGAAAGCCGAAGCTGCGCACCATCCGGATAATGTGGAGCTGGGCGATTTTAAAGTAGGGCAGAACGTACCAGATAAAAGCTTTGATGAGGATACCTGGGAACTGTACAACCTGAACGAAGATTTTAACGAGCGTATCGACCTCGCCAAAAAATACCCCGAAAAGTTAAAAGAACTGAAAGCGGTATTTGAAGCGCAGGCGTAG